caggagcctggccatcctggaaccgagcggggagcgggcgtgagtctggggtcaaggcagcctctcactaaccagcctgtttggtccctccccatccctgtcccagccagagcagctcctcctcccccacaggggtgcacgtaatgcaatctacacgcactggcaggagttcattgcatgatctgcttcctgctgtttggttctgggctgttggagtatgggcttgcaaccatctgggcacacatattatactaattgcatctagaccacatctccctagtttgtttgtgagaatgtccttattaacaccaagatggatcacatctactgtttacccacctccactaggcctgtaaccctgccaaagaaggagctaggattggtttggaatgatttgttcttgataagtccatgctcactagtcctaagaaccaaattgtcctgtaggtgctgacaaactgattgtttaataaggagttccagtatctttccaggtatgttaatggatgggaagatgttctttttcagggatctctgacgagaactggggcacagcacttagtttgttgaggccataaaatggagacaggcacctcttttcttctcccagcaccccagatacctaaaagggtgggactcacatccctcaatgggctttaaaaaagacaatggttacaatgtggcctcgaccatttctggtttctgcagactagatgttttagcaaagtttagaattccttggtgctcaacaccatgaaactcccctttctccttcacaaagggctttaacgccccttatctcacccaggctgtcgactgcccaaagttggagaattgtccctgttcccactgcagagcaccccccacgacacacacacagagtcctcctggtggtgggaggggaacagaggaaaggacagaagacgtaagagatgaagagaaaggagggagggatggaggaaaaggtaaaagaaaaaggacaaaccctaatgtccccagtgattctaagggacaaaatcccaggtgaggaataaaattcgaccaccttaagctactgttttccatgcctagaattcagctggcgccagatgcatcagactgaacaggttccaaacctctcggaggctcttaccttctaaacagggacgtctgttttctagtaaaatcaggaaaaagaaaagagaaaactcaaaagaggttcctcctggcgctcatgtacgtgaacctaaatactctctcagtcctcaaagagagacctcgagaaggagacttgctgaagcaaagctacagggaactctgaggtttccctggccctgcgcccctgtcctgcttggctgatgtcagcatctctctgtgaggtcaccacctcccgagcacctttgaccaataggctgaggtcctgcaaaagccctttgtgatgtcactgccacaccccccacccctgcagtgctaatgtcctgccacagggcagacactttggaggtttgagctacacaaagaggagacacttagatctcaaaaattagatgagatgtttcagtctgagctaagtagttgctgctcttaacaattgcaacataataaaaaataaaatagactatttcatccattctattatgtcataatctgatctgagtaaacacgataggacacctcatcttatgcactgctcctagggacactctccaatagatccccatcctccacccgccgggaggtaggtaggggcggattgttatccctacttgaaagagggagaaactaaggctgagaaaggagaattgacttgtcttaggtcacacagccagtccgtggcagagttgggaataggacccaagagccctgattttcaaactaaccatcggatcttgaatttcagacattgaatgacctgaataaagtgctctcaagtgagttccagaccagcaagagttcatagtaattattcagcaagtattttaggagaactggaatggtagagaaaataatgaactgcagagaagcagcaaaatttgtcgaacatatgactggttatgactatttacttggtcttaaaagaaaacaacagggacctgagtctcctccctgtcaataaccccctgctcagccaatcagggtagagaccgaggggcgggaggatgagggttctcaccagagagcccaaaggatggcccaggtcaccgctggggatcactgtctgagcgctatttcagccccacatttttcggtggacctcccacaatgggagttgtagatcaccccccacgacacacacacacccctcctggtggtgggaggggaacagaggaaaggacaaaagaagtaagagatgaagagaaaggagggagggatggaggaaaaggtaaaagaaaaaggacaaaccttaatgtccccagagattctaagggacaaaatcccaggtggggaataaaatttggccaccttaagctagtgttttccatgcctaaaattcagctggcgccagatgcagcagactgaacaggttccaaacctctcggaggctcttaccttctaaacagggacgtcagttttctagtgaaatcaggaaaaagaaaggagaaaactcaaaagaggttcctcctgttggtcacatacatgaacccaaatactctctcagacctcaaagagagatctcgagaaggagacttgctgaagcaaagccacaggggtttctgaggtttccctagccctgcgcccctgtcctgcctggctgatgtcagcatctctctgtgaggtcaccacctcccctgcacctttggccaatagtctgaggtcctgcaaaaggcctttgtgatgtcactgccacacccacccctcccctgcagtgctaatgtcctgccacagggcagacactttggaggtttgagctactccctgtttataaccccgctcaatgagtgttcattctaggaagcaagccagctagacaggaaaactgcagaggctgctcccaatgctacactcggcttctcagaaatgagtagactttatggccagaagagacagttagagcatctaatctgaccccctgcatatcacaggcctcctgtctaccacaatagctactttgggggcaaacacattccggaaaggcatctagtctttattaatgacatcaagagatggagaatccaccactttccttggtagcttcttcttgtgttcaatcatcctcgctgttgaatatttgtgccttatttgtcataggaatttgtctcttttcaccttccagccattgggtcttgttctgcctttctctgctagactagagagccctttaatacccagtattttctctccattaaggcacttcaacacttcaatgaagtccccttcaatcttcttttgataagctaaacaggttgagctctttcaatagctcactagaaggcatttttctccagccctcagaacatttggtggctctttgctgcccagctccaatttctaggaccatctttttcaaaggaggacaccaacactggaggcagtattccaatagcagtctcactgctgctgtgtcacctccctatcctactcacggctctgctccttcgtctaatgatggctttagccctgttcaccacagcatcacactgggagctcatattgagtggcttctccactctggcccctaaatccttttcagagtcactgctttcctggatacacgtccccattctggaggtgtggccggcgtgccttgttgccacgtataggaccttgcattgggctctgctcaaatttgttttctttgaatgggtccagctgcccgaatgagccagatcgctctgtatcactgccctctccccatcaagaattaccactctgcctgtattttgtcaccccccaatcttatccgcagtgattgtatgttttctctcaattcattgataacaattattttaaaaacattagtccttgagagcttcttcagacccttagtacccaggacctgctccccacatcacactgagaaatgctgtccagccctgctggtacataggggataagcacagaacaaacgtatctttaggagctgtgttgtccataggctctgtgggggtcagcagattacaaaagcacgacagacctgtagtgtagacaggtcccaactttttctcggtttcccaccctgtaaaatggggagaacaaacaaaaccttgattagctccatttgatagctggggaaaccgaggcacccagcggtgcagagactccctcatggtcccaaagccaggaatagaaaacagcagatctgatagccaggtctgggacctaaccctggttttcctggccttgctgctctaagtttagtcagagcctccatgtcttttcccccccgTGTCCCTtgaccccacgtcactgcagaagagagattttctggtagccagctggctctcctgcatgtggatgtcgttccaaaagacgtgctctggctcagtcccatgctatggttggctgaaggaaccacttggtcacattctaggccctgagttatacagggggggcgactagatgcacataatggtcctttctgacctgaacctctatcaatcgctacattttctgctgctaggaagagaactctggacctattttctctcattcgctttcagtcggaataatttcaatccaggccaaaggatttcctcttccattgtgtcttcagcacctttgcgagcaaccagttactgtcacccacaggtttccagtttcaacctgtcccagggtgagatggccaggaaaggggttggagctcaactgcacctggcccaggtgatgcagctccctagggtgaagggaataagtgtgggggtcacgtgacaagacacagcctgtgactaggacccaggcctgctgagagatagaagggcagcctgtgctcagccaggagagagaccccaagggaagcgggcatgggaggggcttggagcgtcctttaaaggtcagggacaagctgggaaggggccaggctgagcactaaggacaaggccctaggagggaaagacagggcagtttaggagatggggcagatagtccagttggtttcggctcccaggaccagacacccagaggtgaaggtgattgtcggggcttctgtccttcttccccagtgtagatttgatagtggagaagactgctgccgtaagggggaagtgagttaccccaaggtcacccagtgagtttatatcacgaatgcgtactcggaaggatccaatagaaacatggattttccagtctcttctttctcggagtccccagggctaaggtaaaacccctgcggcccatccccattctgctcacctccaagatgtgctggagtttgtctgtgctggggggtgctgtcagcaggatcgagagctcgtcatccaggttctctgggcaggccttgctcagagcctgccagcggagggagaccaggggtcaggagcctgcattagcaccggtgtgccattgaccaggagccggctgaggtaagcgccgcctggccggagctcgcacccagaaaccctgccccaggtcggaaccccctcccacacccaaattccctaccagacctcacaccctgcaccccaaccccctgccccaggtcggaaccccctcctgtaccctaaaccctcccagaccccacacccccacctgcaccccaatcccctaccccagccctgagccccctcccgcacccaaactccctcccagagtccgcaccccaaccctctgccccagcctggatccccctctggcaccccaaacccctaatctccagcccaatcccagagcccgcatccccaccggagccctcacccctccctgcactccaaccccccgccccagcccagtgaaaatgagtgagggtgtgagagcgagcgactgaggaggtgggctgggctggagtgagtgggggtggggccttggggaagggcatgaaaggggttgggtcaagggcatttggttttgtgcaagtagaaagttgacaaccctacttaaggacctttgaaaagcagcctcctttgcaccgctcctgataccaggggccaaggcgcccccggacatgagaaccacaacaggccagagcaaaacgctgcgttagaaatcggagctcaggctgccaagcaaacgatagctgacagacaggagatgcgggaattaagaTTGTGCCTTCAGCCaacaactggtgttcatccgtttgcaccacaaacacacctgtaggcagggccactatttccttgtctgtctgcctgtttagcgtctctcggtccttactgtgcccatcaccgtagtgtctgagtggcaaaccaagggtttgacgtgtgcatatgaaactgcctaactggaaggacgtggtttggtgtggatcagtgactgctggggcgattggtggcagaaggctctgagggcctggctcattctgacctggctcattccaatggcttctacagctgacagcagcccagtctcctgcctgggtctgacgcaaaccaggaagtacaggaccacggttaataagagcagctcaaaagatcattttcgctgtgcccagccctgcacagatttccagcttaggtttgcattttcagcaaaagttcttcttgattattttctcccaacccccttctgcctccataatagccagccaccccgtcagtcgcatcctggggcgctccagggacagcgtgtgtgcatgtatgtgtacgtctgtatatatgtgtatgtgtacatgtgggtatgtatgtgtgtacgtgtatgtgcacatgagtgtgtgcacatgtgagtgtgcgtgtgtatgtgtgtacatgtaccccagtcagatctatacatctggatttcctttgaaagaattttcaaattgagctgatcaagtgcaatggcaaagcacccaattcctctgccccccaactgccttcgctgctttaacgtacaacctactccgctggcacctctgactcctgaaagccctaacgctcccggggagcaggccatgccctgccctgccctggctgccccgtgtgttacctcggagggaatcgttccagattccaatgggtggcaggtccagggaagagccttatctgcggggaggctgtaccagacccgcccgacccaggcaggctcccaggtactctctgctcggggctgataaggctccttagcagtgtctctccaaacaaattccagttcaagacacctgagagctccacagcagggcagcatccccagagcgcagcagggcgggggttagggggagcagtcggtagcagcacctgcccctcgtacggcaggagcgagaagtgccagccacgtgctgcctccatccccagaggccaggtgagagtgaattcccacgtccccgcacgattggttccgtcactcttctacacttacatggatttccaatgtcaatgtttctaacatcagctttgccagttctccttacacctttgtctgctagaccaaaaacctgaaatgcagctacctcctcctgctgggtgactatagaccttaatgacagaggtcggaactgcttagtcaagctgactagctgcagcccctcgggttgcctgctcgaaggtgtgctggccaggccacaagtcatttctgtgcctctttcctgctccttctcagcatttgaacatcatttgGCTAGTGTTAACAAgagtctatactggggagagcccagggtgagagagtcactagactcttgtcaaggctgcttccccactctgaactttagggtacaaatgtgggggcctgcatgaaaactgctaagcttaactaccagcttagatctggtccactgccaccattcccaagtggattcccttccctgggaagccttgagaaacctttcaccaattccctggtgaatacagatccaacccccttggatctaaaaacaaggagaaattaaccattcccctccttcctcccaccaactcctggtggatcaagatccaaaccccttggatcttaaaacgaggagaaatcaatcaggttcttaaaaagaaggcttttaattaaagaaaaaaggtaaaaaacatctctgtaaaatcaggatggaaaataactttacagggtaatcaaacttaaagagcaataggccagagcaaaacgctgcgttagaaatcggattcaaagtacagcaaacagaggtaaacactctagtaaaaggtacattttacatgttgagaaaacaaagtaaaaactaacacgccttgcctggctgtttacttacaagtttgaaatctgagagacttgttcagaaagatgtggagaacctggattgatgtctggtccctctcagtcccaagagcgaatgacttcccaaacaaagagcacaaacaaaagccttccccccaccaagatttgaaagtatcttgtccccttattggtcctttgggtcaggtgtcagccaggttatccgagcttcttaaccctttacaggtaaaaggattttggagtctctggccaggagggattttatagtactgtacactggagagctgttacccttccctttatagttatgacaactctggttatacagtgctctgtATACATCTGTGAAGCAGGAGTGATGAAACCCCAGTCACAGCCGGGGTCCAGCCCCAGAgagcgccagcctggccctggggggtgggggtgggagggcgacaCGGAGAGCAGTTTGGTCCGATGGagggcactgctgccaggtggctcatggggaggggcgggggtgggctgtggcgtatgaagagttcaggttgttttggaaggggggggtagccatgttcaggggggagttggggtgtgtgtgggaccCCAAGTTGGGGGGAATGGTGCAggggaaccctgggtttggcagggagCCCCCAGTCAGCAAAACGGCTGAGCGAGCTGGTTGCCCGGGACAGGCTGAGGATGTCCCCGCTTGCAGCGTCATGCTCCAGCCTGGCGAGGgatggctggctgtggggggcacCAAGCGCAGCCTgcaatgggcagagtggggggtgggggcggctcCCAGCACGGACAGCGGAGATGGGAGGCGGGAAGGGGAGAGGtcagtgccctgggcagggggatcccccgctcccccactgcaaaacagcacacccccacctcaccaccaGCAACCGAGATGGAGGGGACAGCTTAGTGcacgggggggcaggggtcccggataCTCCCAACTGCAAaatagcaaccccctcccccccgtctgcaccccagatgctgaggagggagcaggaaaccttccagctgcacctcagcggctcccagcttccctccccctgaaaacatccctctttccaaacctgccccccaaactcccccctacGCCCGCTCTCCACGCAGGCTCTGTCAGGAAGGCCAATtagacagggccttgtgtcctggagatgcactgaagggccatagtcaggaggggaatggaaagatgcagttgggggggggcagtgccccttCACATTCCCCCCCATCTTCACCCCTGCCAGTGGACCAGCCAGGACTACGTCATGGTCCAtctttgggctacagcccatGATTTGGGAGCCCTGCCCGAGGGTGAACTTCATCAGGCCCAGCTGATTAGGTGGGGGCTGGCGCGCCGTGTCTGATCTAATATTGTCTCCCCTTCTCAGCGGCGCCGGCTCCCAAGGAGGATGGGCTCCTCCTGCTGGATCCAGCACACGTCTGTTGGCTTACCCAGGATGAGGGAAGACTTGCACTCCCCACTCTTACAGAACCCTGCCCGGTAGATGTAGCCTTTCCCATTGAGCAGGACGTTCTGACACTTGTCGTACCACCAGCCTCCATAGCTACTTGCGCAATTCCCACTGGCCTGGTCCTGATCCTTGTCAGTCGTGCTGAACTTCATGTTGTCGTGTATGCCCCCCAGGCCGGAGTGGTAGGTGGTGAGATAGTCCTCGCTGTCCCCAGAGTACCTGCCCAGCCTCAGTGGGTACCCGCTGGGCTCATCCTCGACACTGAAGATGTCGTACTCTGCGTAGCGGGTGTTGTTGGATTTGTCCTCCACCACAAAGCggaccttgtagatgttctgctgcgtgagcagggacaggtactcgttgcccagccagtaatcctgctgcacgttcccaaagccgtacttgtaggtgctccaggactcctTCCAGGTGATCTCTGTGTTGTAAGAATTTCTCTGCACAACGGTCCAGCCTTTGCCTTCGGTGTCCATGTCACACCACACCATTCGAGGGGGAGAGCCTGCTGGCTGGATGACATGGACCCCGCTGGGGCTGTCCCTGGGGATGTTGCTGCAGTCTTTGGGGAACCCTGAAATGCCACGAACATCAGgttaagggggcgggggggaggggagggagagagagagagagcgcgctaGCTAGCTCAATCAAATCAGCCTGGGGTAACTGGAGGCTGGGTTTTTAGAGGCAGgtcctgtgtatttcacaatactacagccacagaatccgccccggccattcctggccacagaatccggctccagatcttacactttcattttaccaataaaataaaataagaatagtttcttgctctgctggttttgaagaaaccttgaagagatgaatcaagtgtaaaccaaggctctgtatccttcctgagtccgtactgctgaagaaatcgtttggggagggtgggggagacgctgccagatccatctcagcgaatgttaattatgaaacccatcagtgacaatttaaatgggagatttcaaagagcctaagggagtttgacacccgactgtgattggaattcagtgggatttgggcacccaactccctgtggcacctttgaaaattccagacatcCTATCGAGGGGCTTGTCTTTGGGGTGGAAATTGTCCCGAACGATCCTGGTAGAATGAGAGCTCTGTGGTtatactgcccctcccctccccagggtcctccctcgagcctgagctccccagctcccctaccccccagacaatccccctgtgtgcccctcccccatagctgagccgagggggaggagctgct
This genomic interval from Malaclemys terrapin pileata isolate rMalTer1 chromosome 9, rMalTer1.hap1, whole genome shotgun sequence contains the following:
- the LOC128843598 gene encoding fibrinogen-like protein 1-like protein, which gives rise to MGFQSSSLLLLSALSMMALLCVAPVQGNGALAHKKVERGFPKDCSNIPRDSPSGVHVIQPAGSPPRMVWCDMDTEGKGWTVVQRNSYNTEITWKESWSTYKYGFGNVQQDYWLGNEYLSLLTQQNIYKVRFVVEDKSNNTRYAEYDIFSVEDEPSGYPLRLGRYSGDSEDYLTTYHSGLGGIHDNMKFSTTDKDQDQASGNCASSYGGWWYDKCQNVLLNGKGYIYRAGFCKSGECKSSLILGKPTDVCWIQQEEPILLGSRRR